The Pedobacter roseus genome contains a region encoding:
- a CDS encoding zinc-dependent metalloprotease, with protein MNNKNQFKVRYFYLALAIGMLGASVQSCSVFRKKKVQAKTATTAATPKPKADSLKNVIKPYGEVITPKAVSQKGLFTVHKLNDRYFFEIPNQLLNKEILSVNRLSKSTPGAGNYGGEQVSARIVYWELGPNNKLFLKVSATVSIADSTDMISKAVASSNLNPIMAAFPIKAKGKDSSSVVIDVTDFLISETPLLSFDAENKKAYGLGMQMADRSYIESVKSFPINTEVKSIRTYTATGRLPAASEAGAVTLGMNTSFVMLPENRMRKRMYDARVGFFASANIRYKDDQQKVEQEAFIHRWRLEPKEEDIEKFKRGELVEPKKQIVYYIDPATPKKWRPFLIAGVNDWQKAFEQAGFKNAIVGKEWPEADTTMSLDDARFSVIRYFASPQQNAYGPNIADPRTGEILESHIGWYHNVMNLVHRWYMIQAGAIDPKARKNKFDDELMGQLIRFVSSHEIGHTLGLRHNMGASSTVPVEKLRDKKWVEAHGHTPSIMDYARFNYVAQPEDHVSEAGIFPRINDYDKWAIQWGYKPIFGTASAEADKKILNKMTIDSLAANKRLWFGGEGKDYDPRSQAEDLGDDAIKASEYGIKNLKRIVPQLINWTREDGEDYTDLKEMYKEAVGQLSRYSYHVIKNLGGVMTTERTYDQPGAVYQPISLAKQKEAVKFINDQIFTTPKWLLNEQILNKIDPKYGFGEVEVMQQGIIASVTSQSRLYRLMINQRDYGKGAYSPQQWLNDLKNGIFSEIKTGKPIDSYRRSLQKMYVGSIITMYNKRFALQGSLDNILAGVTPTEILLYSNVKPLALAHLKDLRKDIGAAIARTADNDSKIHLAYLKQMLDKILTESPIPGLNY; from the coding sequence ATGAACAACAAAAATCAATTTAAAGTCAGGTATTTTTACCTGGCTTTAGCCATCGGCATGCTCGGAGCCTCCGTACAATCGTGTAGCGTATTCAGAAAGAAAAAGGTTCAGGCAAAAACGGCAACCACTGCTGCAACTCCAAAACCTAAGGCCGATTCCCTTAAAAATGTAATTAAGCCTTATGGTGAAGTGATTACCCCCAAAGCCGTTAGCCAAAAAGGACTGTTTACGGTACATAAACTGAATGACAGATACTTTTTCGAAATCCCAAACCAGTTATTGAACAAAGAAATCCTTTCGGTAAACCGTTTGAGTAAATCGACCCCTGGTGCTGGCAATTATGGTGGCGAGCAGGTAAGTGCGCGCATTGTGTATTGGGAATTAGGACCAAACAATAAATTGTTTTTAAAAGTATCTGCTACGGTGAGCATTGCCGATTCAACCGATATGATTTCTAAAGCAGTTGCCAGTTCGAATTTAAACCCGATTATGGCCGCCTTTCCGATCAAAGCAAAGGGTAAAGATTCCTCATCAGTGGTGATCGATGTAACCGATTTCCTGATCAGCGAAACGCCATTATTATCATTTGATGCCGAAAACAAAAAAGCTTATGGTTTGGGCATGCAAATGGCCGACCGTTCCTATATCGAAAGTGTTAAAAGTTTCCCGATCAATACCGAGGTAAAGAGCATCCGTACCTATACTGCTACAGGGCGTTTACCGGCCGCGAGCGAAGCTGGAGCAGTTACTTTGGGCATGAATACCTCTTTTGTGATGCTTCCTGAAAACAGGATGAGAAAAAGAATGTACGATGCCCGTGTTGGCTTTTTTGCCAGTGCAAACATCAGGTATAAGGATGATCAGCAAAAAGTAGAACAGGAAGCTTTTATCCACCGCTGGAGATTAGAACCCAAAGAAGAGGATATCGAAAAGTTTAAAAGAGGCGAACTGGTAGAACCCAAAAAACAGATTGTGTATTACATTGATCCGGCGACACCCAAAAAATGGCGTCCGTTTTTAATTGCCGGTGTAAACGATTGGCAAAAAGCATTTGAGCAGGCAGGTTTCAAAAATGCAATTGTAGGTAAAGAATGGCCTGAAGCCGATACCACCATGAGTTTAGACGATGCCCGTTTCTCGGTGATCCGTTACTTTGCCTCACCACAACAAAATGCTTACGGGCCAAACATTGCCGATCCACGTACTGGTGAAATTTTAGAGAGCCATATTGGCTGGTATCACAATGTAATGAACCTGGTACACCGCTGGTATATGATCCAGGCGGGTGCAATTGATCCTAAAGCCCGCAAAAACAAATTCGACGATGAATTAATGGGGCAGTTGATCAGATTTGTTTCTTCGCACGAAATTGGTCACACCTTGGGTTTACGCCACAACATGGGGGCCAGCAGCACTGTTCCTGTCGAAAAATTAAGGGATAAAAAATGGGTAGAAGCTCATGGACATACACCGTCCATAATGGATTATGCACGTTTCAATTATGTGGCACAGCCTGAAGACCATGTTAGCGAAGCTGGAATTTTTCCGCGCATCAACGATTATGATAAATGGGCCATCCAATGGGGATATAAACCGATTTTTGGTACTGCCAGTGCCGAAGCAGATAAAAAGATCTTAAATAAAATGACCATCGACAGTTTAGCGGCAAATAAAAGGCTTTGGTTTGGCGGAGAAGGAAAGGATTACGATCCACGTTCTCAGGCAGAAGATTTAGGTGATGATGCCATAAAAGCAAGCGAATACGGAATTAAAAACCTGAAACGGATTGTTCCACAGTTAATTAACTGGACAAGAGAAGACGGCGAAGATTATACCGATCTAAAAGAAATGTATAAAGAAGCTGTGGGGCAACTTAGCCGCTACTCGTACCATGTAATCAAAAATTTGGGTGGGGTAATGACTACTGAGAGAACCTACGATCAGCCTGGTGCAGTGTATCAGCCTATAAGTTTAGCAAAACAAAAAGAGGCGGTCAAATTCATCAACGATCAGATTTTCACTACACCTAAATGGTTGTTAAATGAGCAGATCCTGAATAAAATTGATCCGAAATATGGTTTTGGAGAAGTTGAGGTAATGCAGCAGGGCATTATTGCTTCGGTAACCTCACAAAGCCGTCTTTACCGTTTGATGATCAATCAGCGCGATTATGGTAAAGGTGCTTACTCGCCGCAACAATGGTTAAATGATCTGAAAAACGGCATTTTTTCTGAGATAAAAACAGGCAAACCAATCGATTCTTACCGCCGTAGCCTGCAAAAAATGTATGTGGGCAGTATTATCACCATGTATAATAAACGTTTTGCACTACAGGGCTCACTTGATAATATCCTGGCCGGCGTAACTCCGACCGAGATTTTACTCTACTCCAATGTGAAACCATTGGCCCTGGCACACCTGAAAGATTTACGCAAAGATATCGGTGCTGCAATCGCCAGAACGGCAGATAACGATAGTAAGATCCATTTGGCTTATTTAAAACAGATGCTGGATAAGATTCTAACGGAATCGCCTATCCCGGGTTTGAATTACTAA
- a CDS encoding LytR/AlgR family response regulator transcription factor, translating into MKVVIIEDEEVVAHDLELNIRKLMGSETELVQLRSVKESIGYFKSAGAPDLIFSDIQLGDGLSFEIFVAQPMSVPVIFCTAYDEYALDAFKANGIDYILKPFTIGMLEAALQKYKDLKRVFSADQTPQYDALLQMLGVKEKHKASSILVHSKDKIIPVKIEDIAMFYVKNEITHLITFSGTCYYPNKNLDELERSSGSYFFRANRQFLICRKAIIDVSSFFSRKLSVNLNIAFDEKVIVSKGKASQFLEWLAKV; encoded by the coding sequence ATGAAGGTAGTAATTATTGAAGATGAGGAGGTGGTTGCGCATGATCTAGAATTGAACATCAGGAAACTGATGGGCAGTGAGACAGAACTCGTGCAGCTCCGATCCGTAAAAGAATCTATTGGTTACTTCAAATCTGCGGGCGCTCCCGATCTTATTTTTAGCGATATACAGCTTGGCGATGGACTCAGCTTTGAAATATTTGTTGCCCAGCCGATGTCGGTTCCGGTTATTTTCTGCACGGCTTATGATGAATATGCTTTGGATGCATTTAAAGCCAATGGAATAGATTATATCCTTAAACCTTTTACTATTGGGATGCTTGAAGCAGCACTTCAGAAATACAAAGATTTAAAAAGGGTATTCTCGGCCGATCAGACACCACAGTATGATGCTTTGCTCCAAATGCTCGGCGTTAAAGAAAAACATAAGGCCTCTTCCATCCTCGTACATTCAAAGGATAAAATAATTCCTGTAAAAATAGAAGATATTGCCATGTTCTACGTGAAAAACGAGATTACACATTTAATCACTTTTTCTGGCACCTGTTATTATCCCAATAAGAACCTGGATGAACTCGAAAGATCGTCAGGCAGTTATTTTTTCAGGGCGAACAGGCAGTTCCTCATTTGTCGAAAAGCCATCATTGATGTGTCGAGTTTCTTTTCCCGAAAACTCTCTGTAAACCTCAATATAGCCTTTGATGAAAAGGTAATTGTTAGTAAAGGTAAAGCTTCACAATTTCTGGAATGGCTAGCGAAGGTATAA
- a CDS encoding porin family protein produces the protein MKKLILVCICFVLVSTGAYSQSMMKNIVNRLSFGLKGGVNYSDFTDANFETEGLVGFHAGAIVNFRISEGFSVQQEFLFSTQGAKTTNSNFGGQDIKLYYASVPVLLKYKTKFGLYVEAGTQVGFRVKEDLEGLNGNNFSKKLDIGAVGGIGFQTKSGFGIGARYIAGLQKVGDFKLGNISPDLKNNVAQASLFYMF, from the coding sequence ATGAAAAAGTTAATCCTAGTTTGTATTTGTTTTGTTTTAGTATCTACAGGTGCTTATAGTCAGAGTATGATGAAAAACATTGTTAACCGTCTAAGTTTTGGACTAAAGGGAGGTGTAAATTACAGTGATTTTACCGATGCTAATTTCGAAACGGAAGGCCTGGTTGGTTTTCATGCAGGAGCCATTGTAAATTTTAGAATTTCGGAGGGTTTCTCTGTACAGCAAGAATTCTTGTTCTCTACCCAGGGCGCAAAAACAACCAACAGCAATTTTGGTGGACAGGACATCAAGCTTTATTATGCAAGTGTTCCGGTTTTATTGAAATACAAAACAAAATTTGGCCTGTATGTTGAAGCCGGTACCCAGGTTGGTTTCCGCGTTAAAGAAGATTTAGAAGGTTTAAATGGCAATAATTTCTCTAAAAAGCTCGATATAGGTGCTGTGGGTGGTATCGGCTTCCAAACCAAAAGCGGTTTTGGTATTGGGGCCAGGTACATTGCAGGCTTACAAAAAGTAGGCGACTTTAAACTGGGGAATATTAGTCCTGACTTGAAAAACAATGTTGCACAGGCGAGTTTGTTTTACATGTTCTAA
- a CDS encoding TlpA disulfide reductase family protein, producing MKKRYKLLSILIIALVFVADLHAQSTAHVAANIEGLNDGKIIFSYELNDVLYQDSVQADKGIFSRKIAVTESVRCTLSNSVNKQINIFVLEKGSVTINGEIGKFYELNLSGSKENDLLNAYKTALYASPDKKPKPTGDEENDKKATKDFVSKQQIFKDSVLSTFVHAHPGQIAAAIAILDLYVTYPDRPKAALNFKLLTNQVQQSSYGKRIKTFIDAAVNTKNGAVAANFSLADKNGKRFTLADFKGKYVLIDFWASWCMPCRKEHPNLISAYNHYKDKGFTIVGLSMDSSKENWLMAVEQDKLPWLQLNDPKTTGGAAAEIYGVKSLPANFLIDPTGKIVASNLRGDALELKLKELLH from the coding sequence ATGAAAAAACGATATAAACTACTAAGTATCCTTATTATTGCCTTAGTTTTTGTTGCTGATCTACATGCGCAGTCTACCGCGCATGTAGCGGCAAATATTGAGGGACTAAATGATGGGAAAATCATATTTTCTTACGAATTAAACGATGTGCTTTATCAAGATTCTGTTCAGGCAGATAAAGGCATTTTTTCGAGGAAAATAGCTGTTACAGAATCGGTGCGCTGTACATTGTCCAATTCTGTTAACAAACAGATTAACATATTTGTGCTCGAAAAAGGTTCGGTTACCATTAATGGCGAAATCGGAAAGTTTTACGAACTGAACCTCTCCGGATCGAAAGAAAACGATCTTTTAAACGCATACAAAACCGCACTTTACGCTTCGCCAGATAAAAAACCGAAACCTACCGGCGATGAAGAAAACGATAAAAAAGCAACCAAAGATTTTGTTTCAAAACAGCAGATCTTTAAAGACAGTGTGCTTTCCACATTCGTTCATGCACATCCAGGCCAAATTGCCGCCGCCATTGCTATTTTAGATCTTTATGTAACCTATCCCGATAGGCCAAAAGCAGCGCTAAATTTCAAATTGTTAACTAATCAGGTGCAACAGAGCAGTTATGGCAAACGGATTAAAACCTTTATTGATGCGGCGGTAAATACCAAAAACGGTGCTGTTGCGGCAAACTTTTCTTTAGCTGATAAAAATGGTAAACGATTTACGTTAGCTGATTTTAAGGGTAAATATGTGCTGATCGATTTTTGGGCAAGTTGGTGTATGCCGTGCAGAAAAGAACATCCAAATTTAATCAGCGCCTATAATCATTATAAAGATAAAGGCTTTACCATTGTTGGTTTATCAATGGACAGTTCGAAAGAAAATTGGTTAATGGCTGTAGAGCAGGATAAATTACCCTGGTTGCAATTAAACGATCCAAAAACAACCGGTGGTGCAGCTGCAGAAATCTATGGCGTTAAAAGCCTGCCCGCAAATTTTCTGATAGATCCCACTGGAAAAATAGTTGCAAGCAATTTAAGGGGTGATGCCCTTGAGCTAAAGCTTAAAGAACTTTTACATTAA
- a CDS encoding RagB/SusD family nutrient uptake outer membrane protein has product MSKSIYKILAVIMGLTVVITTGCEKLIAIDPPLNQVTTDQVFASDKLATSARSAMFSTLAQTTIQSSNLTIYSALQADDLLYLSNVGGIQEFNNNTYSVLSTNPPTLFSEWYTVIYRANAIILGLQNSTGASEQIKKQYMAEAKFIRAYCYFNLINSFGDVPLVLVTDPNITAFLPRETTANIYTQIIADLTDAKANLLSDYSATVSDRIGVNKFAAAALLARVYLFTNNYAAAESNASEVIASSLYSLIPKATMGTALFVKNSAESIWQTPPPVAATSQYTNEAATLLPSSATTLTTYFYRIDQRLVQLFATTDQRRISWMTNATFAGDVYTLPFKYKYRTQALAVAAGITEYQVVLRLAEQYLIRAEARARMGANLSGALSDLNAIQARAGATLTTATDAATLINDIALENRKEFFCEQAFRWYNLKRTGQADAVLGAIKTSYTPKSKLLPIPQTAIDANYNLTQNTGY; this is encoded by the coding sequence ATGTCAAAATCGATATATAAAATACTGGCCGTTATAATGGGCCTTACTGTGGTGATCACCACAGGCTGCGAAAAACTGATTGCTATTGATCCGCCGCTGAACCAGGTAACTACCGATCAGGTATTTGCTTCTGATAAACTGGCTACAAGTGCCCGATCGGCCATGTTCAGTACTTTAGCGCAAACCACAATACAATCTTCAAACCTCACCATTTACAGTGCTCTGCAGGCAGATGATCTGCTTTATTTATCTAATGTTGGGGGTATTCAGGAATTTAATAATAATACTTATTCAGTACTTAGCACTAATCCTCCTACATTATTTTCTGAGTGGTATACGGTTATTTACCGCGCCAATGCCATTATCTTAGGCTTGCAGAACTCAACAGGTGCATCCGAACAGATTAAAAAACAATATATGGCCGAAGCTAAATTTATACGTGCCTATTGCTATTTCAACCTAATTAATAGCTTTGGCGATGTGCCTTTAGTTTTGGTTACCGATCCAAACATTACCGCTTTTTTACCAAGAGAAACTACAGCTAATATTTATACACAGATTATTGCTGATTTAACCGATGCAAAAGCAAACTTATTAAGTGATTATTCTGCCACGGTGAGCGATCGCATAGGCGTTAATAAATTTGCTGCGGCTGCTTTGCTGGCAAGAGTGTATCTTTTTACCAATAATTACGCTGCCGCCGAAAGCAATGCATCAGAAGTAATTGCTTCATCCCTTTATAGTTTAATACCAAAGGCTACCATGGGTACTGCATTGTTCGTTAAAAACAGTGCAGAAAGTATCTGGCAAACACCACCACCAGTGGCGGCTACCAGCCAGTATACCAACGAAGCCGCTACCTTGCTGCCATCATCAGCCACTACATTAACTACCTATTTTTATAGAATAGATCAGCGTTTGGTACAGTTATTTGCCACAACCGATCAGCGCAGGATAAGCTGGATGACCAATGCCACATTTGCAGGTGATGTTTATACGCTTCCGTTCAAATATAAATACCGCACACAGGCACTTGCCGTGGCAGCCGGCATTACCGAATACCAGGTGGTATTACGTTTGGCAGAGCAATACCTGATCCGTGCCGAAGCCAGGGCAAGAATGGGCGCTAATTTATCCGGCGCACTGAGCGATTTAAATGCCATTCAAGCCAGGGCTGGGGCAACCCTGACAACGGCTACCGATGCTGCTACTCTGATTAACGACATTGCACTGGAAAACCGCAAAGAATTTTTCTGCGAACAGGCTTTCCGTTGGTATAATTTAAAACGTACCGGCCAGGCAGATGCCGTTCTTGGTGCCATAAAAACAAGTTACACCCCAAAATCAAAGCTCTTGCCTATTCCGCAGACGGCAATTGATGCAAATTATAATCTCACTCAAAATACAGGTTACTAA
- a CDS encoding sensor histidine kinase: MMKAQLPIKRLNLLSGLLAAIIGIIFHIIISHNSDDPKKYFFTLFTVLGVITVGFANVIIMSILSRFYKPQSKQFKVFRYVLTYPVSIAIYLLVWPIIASAANHQWFYNDGRLFLAFVGSGIVINTMILVLHDSVLLYEHKLYSELELSRLKTANAEAANLLLKQQIQPHFLFNALNTLKALYHSDTETADTYIVHMANFLRASVFRHTSNISGLKEELELLNDYLAMQRMRFGTALNCSIAIPYEEIKAYNLPSFSLQPLLENAIKHNNFTQQDPLNITIVQAGDRLIFSNNIQKKKIKLDSTSYGLANLAERYKLCCGDDIIIEEDEKCFSVSIKLLKHEGSNY, encoded by the coding sequence ATGATGAAAGCGCAGCTGCCCATAAAACGGTTAAATCTTTTGAGTGGTTTACTTGCGGCCATCATTGGCATCATTTTTCATATTATCATTTCGCACAACTCAGATGACCCAAAAAAATATTTTTTCACTCTTTTTACGGTATTGGGTGTAATCACGGTTGGTTTTGCCAACGTGATTATCATGAGTATTTTGAGTAGATTCTACAAACCGCAATCGAAACAGTTCAAGGTGTTTAGATACGTGCTTACTTATCCCGTCAGTATTGCAATTTACCTTTTGGTATGGCCGATTATCGCCAGCGCTGCAAATCACCAATGGTTTTATAATGATGGCCGGCTGTTTCTGGCTTTTGTTGGATCTGGTATCGTTATTAACACCATGATTTTGGTACTCCACGATTCGGTTCTGCTTTACGAGCACAAGCTTTATTCGGAACTGGAACTTTCGAGATTGAAAACGGCCAATGCAGAGGCAGCCAACCTGTTACTTAAACAACAGATTCAGCCGCATTTTTTGTTTAACGCACTGAATACGCTTAAAGCTTTATACCACAGCGATACGGAAACTGCCGACACTTATATTGTGCACATGGCCAACTTTTTAAGGGCGTCGGTTTTTCGCCATACCTCAAATATCTCCGGTTTAAAAGAGGAACTCGAGCTTTTGAACGATTACCTGGCCATGCAGCGCATGCGTTTTGGCACTGCATTAAACTGCTCGATAGCGATACCTTACGAAGAAATAAAGGCGTACAATCTTCCCTCTTTTTCGCTGCAGCCTTTATTGGAAAATGCAATCAAGCACAATAATTTTACCCAGCAAGATCCCTTAAATATTACCATTGTACAGGCAGGTGACCGGTTGATTTTCAGCAATAATATCCAGAAGAAAAAAATAAAATTAGATTCTACCAGTTATGGCCTTGCCAACCTTGCCGAACGTTATAAGCTGTGCTGTGGAGATGACATTATCATAGAAGAAGATGAAAAATGCTTTTCTGTGAGCATTAAATTGTTAAAACATGAAGGTAGTAATTATTGA